One window of the Procambarus clarkii isolate CNS0578487 chromosome 27, FALCON_Pclarkii_2.0, whole genome shotgun sequence genome contains the following:
- the LOC138369171 gene encoding streptococcal hemagglutinin-like: MPTVASVSVPTVASVSVPTVASVSVLSVASVSVPTVASVSVPTVASVSVLTVASVSVPTVASVSVPTVASVSVLSVASVSVLSVASVSVLSVASVSVPTVASVSVPTVASVSVPTVASVSVLSVASVSVLSVASVSVLSVASVSVPTVASVSVPGVASVSVLSVASVSVLSVASVSVLSVASVSVLSVASVSVLSVASVSVPTVASVSVLSVASVSVPTVASVSVLSVASVSVPTVASVSVLTVASVSVPTVASVSVPTVASVSVPTVASVSVPTVASVSVPTVASVSVLSVASVSVPTVASVSVLSVASVAVLSVTSVSVLSVASVSVLSVASVSVPTVASVSVLSVASVSVPTVASVSVPTVGSVSVLSVASVSVPTVASVSVPTVASVSVLSVASVAVLSVTSVSVLSVASVSVPVWNTGTKPKQCCNLLVKELSLASWKELLR; encoded by the coding sequence ATGCCCACTGTTGCGAGCGTGTCCGTGCCCACTGTTGCGAGCGTGTCCGTGCCCACTGTTGCGAGCGTGTCCGTTCTCAGTGTTGCCAGCGTGTCCGTGCCCACTGTTGCGAGCGTGTCCGTGCCCACTGTTGCGAGCGTGTCCGTGCTCACTGTTGCGAGCGTGTCCGTGCCCACTGTTGCCAGCGTGTCCGTGCCCACTGTTGCGAGCGTGTCCGTTCTCAGTGTTGCGAGCGTGTCCGTGCTCAGTGTTGCCAGCGTGTCCGTGCTCAGTGTTGCCAGCGTGTCCGTGCCCACTGTTGCGAGCGTGTCCGTGCCCACTGTTGCGAGCGTGTCCGTGCCCACTGTTGCGAGCGTGTCCGTGCTCAGTGTTGCCAGCGTGTCCGTGCTCAGTGTTGCCAGCGTGTCCGTGCTCAGTGTTGCCAGCGTGTCCGTGCCCACTGTTGCCAGCGTGTCCGTGCCCGGTGTTGCCAGCGTGTCCGTGCTCAGTGTTGCCAGCGTGTCCGTGCTCAGTGTTGCCAGCGTGTCCGTGCTCAGTGTTGCCAGCGTGTCCGTGCTCAGTGTTGCCAGCGTGTCCGTGCTCAGTGTTGCCAGCGTGTCCGTGCCCACTGTTGCGAGCGTGTCCGTGCTCAGTGTTGCCAGCGTGTCCGTGCCCACTGTTGCGAGCGTGTCCGTGCTCAGTGTTGCGAGCGTGTCCGTGCCCACTGTTGCGAGCGTGTCCGTGCTCACTGTTGCGAGCGTGTCCGTGCCCACTGTTGCGAGCGTGTCCGTGCCCACTGTTGCCAGCGTGTCCGTGCCCACTGTTGCCAGCGTGTCCGTGCCCACTGTTGCCAGCGTGTCCGTGCCCACTGTTGCGAGCGTGTCCGTTCTCAGTGTTGCGAGCGTGTCCGTGCCCACTGTTGCCAGCGTGTCCGTGCTCAGTGTTGCCAGCGTTGCCGTGCTCAGTGTTACCAGCGTGTCCGTGCTCAGTGTTGCCAGCGTGTCCGTGCTCAGTGTTGCGAGCGTGTCCGTTCCCACTGTTGCCAGCGTGTCCGTGCTCAGTGTTGCCAGCGTGTCCGTGCCCACTGTTGCCAGCGTGTCCGTGCCCACTGTTGGGAGCGTGTCCGTGCTCAGTGTTGCGAGCGTGTCCGTGCCCACTGTTGCGAGCGTGTCCGTGCCCACTGTTGCCAGCGTGTCCGTGCTCAGTGTTGCCAGCGTTGCCGTGCTCAGTGTTACCAGCGTGTCCGTGCTCAGTGTTGCCAGCGTGTCCGTGCCGGTATGGAACACAGGAACGAAGCCAAAACAGTGTTGCAACCTTCTAGTGAAGGAGCTAAGTCTGGCGTCGTGGAAAGAACTCCTCAGGTGA
- the LOC138369173 gene encoding thrombospondin-related anonymous protein-like, with amino-acid sequence MSPFHFVVDNSIWPIATRLDRYLENIYTVLNTCFNTLRITLGDKLLEPVEPVKPVEPVKPVEPVKPVEPVKPVEPVKPVEPVKPVEPVKPVEPVKPVEPLKQVEPLKPVEPLTAVEPLKPVEPLKPVEPLTAVEPLKPVEPLKPVEPVKPVEPLKPVEPVKPVEPVKPVEPVKPVEPVEIVTAFQF; translated from the coding sequence ATGTCGCCATTTCATTTCGTAGTTGATAATTCAATATGGCCCATAGCGACACGGCTGGATAGGTATTTGGAAAATATTTATACAGTATTAAACACATGTTTTAACACTTTACGCATAACCCTGGGTGATAAACTGCTAGAACCAGTAGAACCGGTTAAACCAGTAGAACCGGTTAAACCAGTAGAACCGGTTAAACCAGTAGAACCGGTTAAACCAGTAGAACCGGTTAAACCAGTGGAACCGGTTAAACCAGTAGAACCGGTTAAACCAGTAGAACCGGTTAAACCAGTAGAACCTTTAAAACAAGTAGAACCGTTAAAACCAGTAGAACCGTTAACAGCAGTAGAACCGTTAAAACCAGTAGAACCGTTAAAACCAGTAGAACCGTTAACAGCAGTAGAACCGTTAAAACCAGTAGAACCGTTAAAACCAGTAGAACCGGTAAAACCAGTAGAACCGTTAAAACCAGTAGAACCGGTAAAACCAGTAGAACCGGTAAAACCAGTAGAACCGGTCAAACCAGTAGAACCGGTTGAGATAGTTACAGCATTTCAATTTTAA